A genomic stretch from Lathyrus oleraceus cultivar Zhongwan6 chromosome 2, CAAS_Psat_ZW6_1.0, whole genome shotgun sequence includes:
- the LOC127119864 gene encoding formin-like protein 14 isoform X1, translating to MSLLSRFFYKRPPDGLLEFIHRVYVFDSCFSTEALSDGMYELYLHEIVTELHEEFPESSFLAFNFRDGEKRSNFAELMCEYDVIVMDYPKNHEGCPLLPLSLVQHFLRVCESWLSLGNHQNVILFHCERGGWPLLAFLLACLLIFRRVHSGERKTLEMVHREAPKGLLQLLSALNPLPSQLRYIQYVARRNIAPEWPPPERALSLDCVILRGIPSFDSSNGCRPMFRIFGRNLLSKGGPSTQMIYNMHKKKHLRHYRQVDCDVIKIDIQCLVQGDVVLECVHLDLDPEREVMMFRVMFSTAFIRSNILMLTAENLDILWDSKERYPKGFRAEVLFGEVENSSCQRASAETTILNGEERGGLPIEAFSRVQELFSGVDWGDNGDAAAVWLLRQLNVLNDAKEFSRLQGKGSWFSSPADSEEEFNESSVADSSDEAFDVTPKSSADSSKLWTSDIPDLDHLALENSGASFVNPTSRMSDHLLTDNVSSPHHVSGPPLGWNTDNAAGPPPPPLPSMASNASSASTLSSLPPPGPEHTSSVPLPPPPPPPPSGFAQTGSSPTPPPPGLVQTGSSPPTPPPPPPGPVRTVSIPPPPPPPGPIRTSSIPPPPPPPGSVQTHSIPPPPPPPPPGHVQTGSSSPPPPLPGPARSAPPPPPPPPPPPAPGVTHIGLTPPPPPPPPPIPGRTSSAPPPPPPPPIPGRTSSAPPPPPPPPVPVRTGAVPPPPPPPPPGPPRAGSAPPPPPPPPPGPPRAGSAPPPPPPPPPPGPPRAGSVPPPPPPPPGPARTGSAPPPPPPPPGPPRTGSAPPPPPPPPGPTRTGSAPPPPPPPPGPARTGSAPPPPPPPPGPARTGSAPPPPPPPGPARTGSAPPPPPPPGVRRGSGPPAPTPPNAPPPPPPGRGSLLAPPLTAGKASSVPPPPGKASLATTNVGRGRGTGAIAVKKTLLKPLHWVKVSRAAQGSLWADSQKQGSDSRAPEIDISELETLFSAASISDGNSTKGGLRRGSNINKPEKVQLVDLRRAYNCEIMLSKVKIPLPDMLKAILALDSCVLDIDQVENLIKFCPTKEEMEVLKNYTGNKDMLGKCEQFFMELMKVPRVESKLRVFAFKITFSGQVSDLRKNLNTIKDATREVLFNGSYLTNTYHHWAASLNWLYYYSCVQVKESVKLRQIMQTILTLGNALNQGTARGSAVGFKLDSLLKLSDTRARNNKMTLMHYLCKLLAEKMPELIDFDKDLLNLEAASKIQLKALAEEMQAVHKGLEKVEQELTASENDGSISSGFRKVLKSFLDFAEADVRSLISLYADVGRSADSLSQYFGEDPARCPFEQVTQILIVFVKTFNKSKEENERLADAEKKKLEKEAMKEKAANNMHSKKDVVRSIL from the exons ATGTCTCTCCTCAGTCGATTCTTCTACAAAAGACCTCCAGATGGGTTACTCGAATTCATCCATAGAGTTTACG TTTTCGATTCGTGTTTCTCCACTGAAGCATTATCAGATGGAATGTACGAGCTATACCTTCACGAAATCGTGACTGAATTACATGAAGAGTTTCCAGAATCTTCGTTTCTAGCCTTTAATTTTCGCGACGGAGAGAAGCGTAGCAATTTCGCTGAGTTAATGTGTGAATACGATGTTATTGTTATGGATTATCCGAAAAATCACGAGGGTTGTCCTCTTTTGCCACTTTCTCTTGTTCAGCATTTTCTTCGTGTTTGTGAGAGTTGGCTTTCACTTGGGAACCATCAGAATGTGATTTTGTTTCATTGTGAGAGAGGGGGTTGGCCACTTTTGGCTTTTTTGTTGGCGTGTTTGTTGATTTTTAGAAGGGTTCATAGTGGTGAGCGTAAGACGCTTGAAATGGTTCATAGAGAAGCACCTAAGGGCTTGTTGCAGTTGTTGTCGGCTTTGAATCCTTTGCCTTCGCAGCTTCGTTATATTCAGTATGTTGCAAGGAGGAATATTGCTCCTGAGTGGCCTCCGCCAGAGAGGGCTTTGTCTTTGGATTGTGTTATTCTTAGGGGAATTCCTAGTTTTGATTCGTCGAATGGATGTAGGCCAATGTTTAGGATTTTTGGGAGGAATTTGCTTAGCAAAGGTGGACCTTCTACTCAGATGATTTATAACATGCATAAAAAGAAGCACTTGAGGCATTATCGTCAG GTAGACTGTGATGTGATTAAGATTGATATTCAATGTTTAGTGCAAGGAGATGTGGTTTTGGAGTGTGTTCATTTGGATTTGGATCCGGAAAGGGAAGTGATGATGTTCCGTGTGATGTTTAGTACGGCATTTATTCGATCGAATATATTGATGCTGACCGCTGAAAACTTAGACATTCTTTGGGATTCTAAGGAGCGGTATCCGAAAGGCTTCCGGGCTGAG GTTTTATTTGGGGAGGTTGAAAACTCAAGTTGTCAGAGAGCTTCGGCGGAAACAACCATTTTGAATGGTGAGGAGAGAGGTGGATTACCCATTGAAGCTTTTTCAAGAGTTCAAGAACTTTTTAGTGGAGTGGATTGGGGTGACAATGGTGATGCAGCGGCAGTGTGGCTGCTTAGACAGCTTAATGTCTTAAATGATGCCAAAGAGTTTTCGAGGTTGCAAGGTAAAGGAAGTTGGTTTTCGTCGCCAGCTGACTCTGAAGAAGAATTTAATGAATCAAGTGTTGCTGATAGTTCAGATGAGGCCTTTGATGTTACTCCCAAGTCTTCTGCCGATTCTTCAAAATTATGGACATCTGACATCCCTGATTTGGATCATTTAGCCTTAGAAAACAGTGGTGCAAGTTTTGTAAATCCCACTTCAAGAATGTCTGATCATTTATTGACAGATAATGTTTCATCACCACATCACGTTTCTGGTCCTCCTCTTGGTTGGAACACTGATAATGCTGCTGGTCCACCTCCACCCCCTCTCCCTTCCATGGCCAGCAACGCTAGCAGTGCTTCCACATTGTCTTCACTTCCTCCTCCAGGACCAGAACATACAAGTTCAGTCCCATTACCTCCACCCCCACCACCACCTCCTTCAGGATTTGCTCAAACAGGTTCATCTCCAACCCCTCCACCTCCAGGTCTCGTACAGACAGGTTCATCTCCCCCAACCCCACCTCCGCCTCCTCCAGGTCCTGTACGAACAGTTTCAATCCCACCACCTCCGCCTCCTCCAGGTCCTATACGAACAAGTTCAATCCCACCACCCCCACCTCCTCCAGGTTCTGTACAAACACATTCAATCCCACCACCTCCACCTCCACCTCCTCCAGGTCATGTACAAACTGGTTCATCCTCACCCCCTCCACCTCTTCCAGGACCTGCACGATCAGCCCCacctcctcctcctcctcctcctcctcctcctgCCCCAGGTGTTACACACATAGGTTTAACCCCTCCGCCACCCCCACCTCCTCCTCCAATTCCAGGACGAACAAGTTCTGCTCCGCCACCTCCACCTCCTCCTCCAATTCCAGGACGAACAAGTTCTGCTCCGCCACCTCCACCTCCTCCTCCAGTTCCGGTACGAACTGGTGCAGTCCCGCCTCCTCCACCACCGCCTCCTCCCGGTCCTCCACGAGCAGGTTCAGCCCCACCACCTCCACCACCACCTCCTCCTGGTCCTCCACGAGCAGGTTCAGCCCCACCACCTCCACCACCACCACCTCCTCCAGGTCCTCCACGAGCAGGTTCAGTCCCACCACCTCCACCACCTCCTCCAGGACCTGCACGAACAGGATCAGCCCCACCACCTCCACCACCTCCTCCAGGTCCTCCACGAACAGGTTCAGCCCCACCACCTCCACCACCTCCTCCGGGACCTACACGAACAGGTTCAGCCCCACCACCTCCACCACCTCCTCCAGGACCTGCACGGACAGGTTCAGCCCCACCACCTCCACCACCTCCTCCTGGACCTGCACGAACAGGTTCAGCCCCACCACCTCCACCACCACCAGGTCCTGCACGAACAGGTTCCGCCCCACCACCTCCACCTCCTCCTGGTGTACGAAGGGGTTCAGGTCCTCCAGCACCAACGCCTCCTAATGCTCCTCCCCCACCACCACCTGGTCGTGGTTCGTTGCTGGCACCTCCTCTTACTGCAGGCAAGGCCTCTAGTGTGCCTCCACCACCAGGCAAAGCTTCTTTAGCAACAACAAATGTGGGAAGAGGTCGTGGTACTGGTGCTATTGCTGTTAAGAAAACTTTATTAAAGCCTCTACATTGGGTGAAAGTTTCTCGAGCAGCACAAGGTAGTCTATGGGCTGATTCACAGAAACAAGGCAGTGATTCAAG GGCCCCTGAAATAGACATATCAGAACTTGAGACCCTGTTTTCAGCAGCATCTATTTCTGATGGAAATAGTACTAAAGGTGGACTTCGGCGTGGTTCTAATATTAACAAACCTGAGAAAGTACAATTG GTTGACCTGCGTAGAGCATATAATTGTGAAATAATGCTCTCCAAAGTCAAAATTCCTCTGCCAGATATGCTT AAAGCAATTTTGGCATTGGATTCTTGTGTTCTGGATATTGATCAGGTTGAGAACCTCATCAAGTTCTGTCCTACAAAGGAAGAGATGGAGGTGCTGAAG AACTATACCGGGAACAAGGATATGCTTGGAAAGTGTGAGCAG TTTTTTATGGAGCTGATGAAGGTTCCACGAGTAGAATCCAAGTTAAGGGTGTTTGCTTTTAAAATCACCTTTTCTGGTCAG GTGAGTGACTTAAGGAAAAATTTGAATACAATCAAAGATGCAACCAGAGAGGTACTGTTTAATGGCTCTTACTTGACAAACACATACCATCATTGGGCTGCGTCATTAAATTGGTTATATTATTACTCATGCGTACAGGTCAAGGAATCTGTAAAACTTCGTCAAATAATGCAGACTATTCTTACGTTGGGCAATGCCTTGAATCAGGGAACAGCCCGAG GATCAGCAGTAGGATTCAAATTGGACAGTCTTCTCAAGTTATCTGATACCCGTGCAAGAAATAACAAAATGACTTTAATGCATTATTTGTGTAAG CTTCTTGCTGAGAAAATGCCAGAACTGATAGATTTTGACAAGGATCTTCTCAATTTGGAAGCTGCTTCTAAG ATCCAACTAAAAGCATTAGCTGAAGAGATGCAAGCTGTGCATAAAGGTTTAGAGAAGGTTGAGCAAGAACTCACTGCTTCTGAAAATGATGGTTCTATATCTTCAGGATTTCGCAAG GTGTTGAAGAGTTTTCTTGATTTTGCCGAAGCTGATGTGAGGTCACTTATATCATTGTATGCCGATGTG GGAAGAAGTGCCGATTCTTTGTCCCAATACTTTGGGGAGGATCCAGCTAGGTGCCCCTTTGAACAAG TGACACAAATACTTATTGTCTTTGTAAAGACCTTCAATAAGTCTAAGGAGGAGAATGAAAGGCTAGCAGATGCCGAgaaaaagaaattagaaaaagaaGCCATGAAGGAAAAGGCAGCAAATAACATGCATTCTAAAAAAGATGTTGTTCGATCAATATTATAA
- the LOC127119864 gene encoding formin-like protein 14 isoform X4: MSLLSRFFYKRPPDGLLEFIHRVYVFDSCFSTEALSDGMYELYLHEIVTELHEEFPESSFLAFNFRDGEKRSNFAELMCEYDVIVMDYPKNHEGCPLLPLSLVQHFLRVCESWLSLGNHQNVILFHCERGGWPLLAFLLACLLIFRRVHSGERKTLEMVHREAPKGLLQLLSALNPLPSQLRYIQYVARRNIAPEWPPPERALSLDCVILRGIPSFDSSNGCRPMFRIFGRNLLSKGGPSTQMIYNMHKKKHLRHYRQVDCDVIKIDIQCLVQGDVVLECVHLDLDPEREVMMFRVMFSTAFIRSNILMLTAENLDILWDSKERYPKGFRAEVLFGEVENSSCQRASAETTILNGEERGGLPIEAFSRVQELFSGVDWGDNGDAAAVWLLRQLNVLNDAKEFSRLQGKGSWFSSPADSEEEFNESSVADSSDEAFDVTPKSSADSSKLWTSDIPDLDHLALENSGASFVNPTSRMSDHLLTDNVSSPHHVSGPPLGWNTDNAAGPPPPPLPSMASNASSASTLSSLPPPGPEHTSSVPLPPPPPPPPSGFAQTGSSPTPPPPGLVQTGSSPPTPPPPPPGPVRTVSIPPPPPPPGPIRTSSIPPPPPPPGSVQTHSIPPPPPPPPPGHVQTGSSSPPPPLPGPARSAPPPPPPPPPPPAPGVTHIGLTPPPPPPPPPIPGRTSSAPPPPPPPPIPGRTSSAPPPPPPPPVPVRTGAVPPPPPPPPPGPPRAGSAPPPPPPPPPGPPRAGSAPPPPPPPPPPGPPRAGSVPPPPPPPPGPARTGSAPPPPPPPPGPPRTGSAPPPPPPPPGPTRTGSAPPPPPPPPGPARTGSAPPPPPPPPGPARTGSAPPPPPPPGPARTGSAPPPPPPPGVRRGSGPPAPTPPNAPPPPPPGRGSLLAPPLTAGKASSVPPPPGKASLATTNVGRGRGTGAIAVKKTLLKPLHWVKVSRAAQGSLWADSQKQGSDSRAPEIDISELETLFSAASISDGNSTKGGLRRGSNINKPEKVQLVDLRRAYNCEIMLSKVKIPLPDMLKAILALDSCVLDIDQVENLIKFCPTKEEMEVLKNYTGNKDMLGKCEQFFMELMKVPRVESKLRVFAFKITFSGQVSDLRKNLNTIKDATREVKESVKLRQIMQTILTLGNALNQGTARGSAVGFKLDSLLKLSDTRARNNKMTLMHYLCKLLAEKMPELIDFDKDLLNLEAASKIQLKALAEEMQAVHKGLEKVEQELTASENDGSISSGFRKVLKSFLDFAEADVRSLISLYADVGRSADSLSQYFGEDPARCPFEQVTQILIVFVKTFNKSKEENERLADAEKKKLEKEAMKEKAANNMHSKKDVVRSIL; the protein is encoded by the exons ATGTCTCTCCTCAGTCGATTCTTCTACAAAAGACCTCCAGATGGGTTACTCGAATTCATCCATAGAGTTTACG TTTTCGATTCGTGTTTCTCCACTGAAGCATTATCAGATGGAATGTACGAGCTATACCTTCACGAAATCGTGACTGAATTACATGAAGAGTTTCCAGAATCTTCGTTTCTAGCCTTTAATTTTCGCGACGGAGAGAAGCGTAGCAATTTCGCTGAGTTAATGTGTGAATACGATGTTATTGTTATGGATTATCCGAAAAATCACGAGGGTTGTCCTCTTTTGCCACTTTCTCTTGTTCAGCATTTTCTTCGTGTTTGTGAGAGTTGGCTTTCACTTGGGAACCATCAGAATGTGATTTTGTTTCATTGTGAGAGAGGGGGTTGGCCACTTTTGGCTTTTTTGTTGGCGTGTTTGTTGATTTTTAGAAGGGTTCATAGTGGTGAGCGTAAGACGCTTGAAATGGTTCATAGAGAAGCACCTAAGGGCTTGTTGCAGTTGTTGTCGGCTTTGAATCCTTTGCCTTCGCAGCTTCGTTATATTCAGTATGTTGCAAGGAGGAATATTGCTCCTGAGTGGCCTCCGCCAGAGAGGGCTTTGTCTTTGGATTGTGTTATTCTTAGGGGAATTCCTAGTTTTGATTCGTCGAATGGATGTAGGCCAATGTTTAGGATTTTTGGGAGGAATTTGCTTAGCAAAGGTGGACCTTCTACTCAGATGATTTATAACATGCATAAAAAGAAGCACTTGAGGCATTATCGTCAG GTAGACTGTGATGTGATTAAGATTGATATTCAATGTTTAGTGCAAGGAGATGTGGTTTTGGAGTGTGTTCATTTGGATTTGGATCCGGAAAGGGAAGTGATGATGTTCCGTGTGATGTTTAGTACGGCATTTATTCGATCGAATATATTGATGCTGACCGCTGAAAACTTAGACATTCTTTGGGATTCTAAGGAGCGGTATCCGAAAGGCTTCCGGGCTGAG GTTTTATTTGGGGAGGTTGAAAACTCAAGTTGTCAGAGAGCTTCGGCGGAAACAACCATTTTGAATGGTGAGGAGAGAGGTGGATTACCCATTGAAGCTTTTTCAAGAGTTCAAGAACTTTTTAGTGGAGTGGATTGGGGTGACAATGGTGATGCAGCGGCAGTGTGGCTGCTTAGACAGCTTAATGTCTTAAATGATGCCAAAGAGTTTTCGAGGTTGCAAGGTAAAGGAAGTTGGTTTTCGTCGCCAGCTGACTCTGAAGAAGAATTTAATGAATCAAGTGTTGCTGATAGTTCAGATGAGGCCTTTGATGTTACTCCCAAGTCTTCTGCCGATTCTTCAAAATTATGGACATCTGACATCCCTGATTTGGATCATTTAGCCTTAGAAAACAGTGGTGCAAGTTTTGTAAATCCCACTTCAAGAATGTCTGATCATTTATTGACAGATAATGTTTCATCACCACATCACGTTTCTGGTCCTCCTCTTGGTTGGAACACTGATAATGCTGCTGGTCCACCTCCACCCCCTCTCCCTTCCATGGCCAGCAACGCTAGCAGTGCTTCCACATTGTCTTCACTTCCTCCTCCAGGACCAGAACATACAAGTTCAGTCCCATTACCTCCACCCCCACCACCACCTCCTTCAGGATTTGCTCAAACAGGTTCATCTCCAACCCCTCCACCTCCAGGTCTCGTACAGACAGGTTCATCTCCCCCAACCCCACCTCCGCCTCCTCCAGGTCCTGTACGAACAGTTTCAATCCCACCACCTCCGCCTCCTCCAGGTCCTATACGAACAAGTTCAATCCCACCACCCCCACCTCCTCCAGGTTCTGTACAAACACATTCAATCCCACCACCTCCACCTCCACCTCCTCCAGGTCATGTACAAACTGGTTCATCCTCACCCCCTCCACCTCTTCCAGGACCTGCACGATCAGCCCCacctcctcctcctcctcctcctcctcctcctgCCCCAGGTGTTACACACATAGGTTTAACCCCTCCGCCACCCCCACCTCCTCCTCCAATTCCAGGACGAACAAGTTCTGCTCCGCCACCTCCACCTCCTCCTCCAATTCCAGGACGAACAAGTTCTGCTCCGCCACCTCCACCTCCTCCTCCAGTTCCGGTACGAACTGGTGCAGTCCCGCCTCCTCCACCACCGCCTCCTCCCGGTCCTCCACGAGCAGGTTCAGCCCCACCACCTCCACCACCACCTCCTCCTGGTCCTCCACGAGCAGGTTCAGCCCCACCACCTCCACCACCACCACCTCCTCCAGGTCCTCCACGAGCAGGTTCAGTCCCACCACCTCCACCACCTCCTCCAGGACCTGCACGAACAGGATCAGCCCCACCACCTCCACCACCTCCTCCAGGTCCTCCACGAACAGGTTCAGCCCCACCACCTCCACCACCTCCTCCGGGACCTACACGAACAGGTTCAGCCCCACCACCTCCACCACCTCCTCCAGGACCTGCACGGACAGGTTCAGCCCCACCACCTCCACCACCTCCTCCTGGACCTGCACGAACAGGTTCAGCCCCACCACCTCCACCACCACCAGGTCCTGCACGAACAGGTTCCGCCCCACCACCTCCACCTCCTCCTGGTGTACGAAGGGGTTCAGGTCCTCCAGCACCAACGCCTCCTAATGCTCCTCCCCCACCACCACCTGGTCGTGGTTCGTTGCTGGCACCTCCTCTTACTGCAGGCAAGGCCTCTAGTGTGCCTCCACCACCAGGCAAAGCTTCTTTAGCAACAACAAATGTGGGAAGAGGTCGTGGTACTGGTGCTATTGCTGTTAAGAAAACTTTATTAAAGCCTCTACATTGGGTGAAAGTTTCTCGAGCAGCACAAGGTAGTCTATGGGCTGATTCACAGAAACAAGGCAGTGATTCAAG GGCCCCTGAAATAGACATATCAGAACTTGAGACCCTGTTTTCAGCAGCATCTATTTCTGATGGAAATAGTACTAAAGGTGGACTTCGGCGTGGTTCTAATATTAACAAACCTGAGAAAGTACAATTG GTTGACCTGCGTAGAGCATATAATTGTGAAATAATGCTCTCCAAAGTCAAAATTCCTCTGCCAGATATGCTT AAAGCAATTTTGGCATTGGATTCTTGTGTTCTGGATATTGATCAGGTTGAGAACCTCATCAAGTTCTGTCCTACAAAGGAAGAGATGGAGGTGCTGAAG AACTATACCGGGAACAAGGATATGCTTGGAAAGTGTGAGCAG TTTTTTATGGAGCTGATGAAGGTTCCACGAGTAGAATCCAAGTTAAGGGTGTTTGCTTTTAAAATCACCTTTTCTGGTCAG GTGAGTGACTTAAGGAAAAATTTGAATACAATCAAAGATGCAACCAGAGAG GTCAAGGAATCTGTAAAACTTCGTCAAATAATGCAGACTATTCTTACGTTGGGCAATGCCTTGAATCAGGGAACAGCCCGAG GATCAGCAGTAGGATTCAAATTGGACAGTCTTCTCAAGTTATCTGATACCCGTGCAAGAAATAACAAAATGACTTTAATGCATTATTTGTGTAAG CTTCTTGCTGAGAAAATGCCAGAACTGATAGATTTTGACAAGGATCTTCTCAATTTGGAAGCTGCTTCTAAG ATCCAACTAAAAGCATTAGCTGAAGAGATGCAAGCTGTGCATAAAGGTTTAGAGAAGGTTGAGCAAGAACTCACTGCTTCTGAAAATGATGGTTCTATATCTTCAGGATTTCGCAAG GTGTTGAAGAGTTTTCTTGATTTTGCCGAAGCTGATGTGAGGTCACTTATATCATTGTATGCCGATGTG GGAAGAAGTGCCGATTCTTTGTCCCAATACTTTGGGGAGGATCCAGCTAGGTGCCCCTTTGAACAAG TGACACAAATACTTATTGTCTTTGTAAAGACCTTCAATAAGTCTAAGGAGGAGAATGAAAGGCTAGCAGATGCCGAgaaaaagaaattagaaaaagaaGCCATGAAGGAAAAGGCAGCAAATAACATGCATTCTAAAAAAGATGTTGTTCGATCAATATTATAA